One region of Streptomyces davaonensis JCM 4913 genomic DNA includes:
- the der gene encoding ribosome biogenesis GTPase Der — translation MNEQIHSEGSGEAHDHGALGDAEYAEFMELAAEEGFDLEDVEGAIEAAGHGPLPVLAVVGRPNVGKSTLVNRIIGRREAVVEDKPGVTRDRVTYEAEWAGRRFKVVDTGGWEQDVLGIDASVAAQAEYAIEAADAVVFVVDAKVGATDTDEAVVRLLRKAGKPVVLCANKVDGPSGEADAAYLWSLGLGEPHPVSALHGRGTGDMLDAVLEVLPDAPEQTFGTAIGGPRRIALIGRPNVGKSSLLNKVAGEERVVVNELAGTTRDPVDELIELGGVTWKFVDTAGIRKRVHLQQGADYYASLRTAAAVEKAEVAVVLIDASENISVQDQRIVTMAVEAGRAIVVAYNKWDTLDEERRYYLEREIETELGQVAWAPRVNVSAQTGRHMEKLVPAIETALAGWETRVPTGRLNAFLGELVAAHPHPIRGGKQPRILFGTQAGTKPPRFVLFASGFIEAGYRRFVERRLREEFGFEGTPIHISVRVREKRGRKK, via the coding sequence ATGAACGAGCAGATCCACTCCGAGGGCTCGGGCGAGGCGCACGACCACGGAGCACTTGGCGATGCCGAGTACGCGGAGTTCATGGAGCTCGCCGCGGAAGAGGGCTTCGACCTCGAGGACGTCGAGGGCGCCATCGAGGCGGCGGGCCACGGTCCGCTGCCCGTCCTCGCCGTCGTCGGCCGCCCCAATGTCGGCAAGTCGACCCTCGTCAACCGCATCATCGGGCGCCGCGAGGCCGTCGTCGAGGACAAGCCCGGCGTCACCCGTGACCGCGTGACCTACGAGGCCGAGTGGGCCGGACGCCGCTTCAAGGTCGTCGACACCGGCGGCTGGGAGCAGGACGTCCTCGGCATCGACGCCTCCGTGGCCGCGCAGGCCGAGTACGCCATCGAGGCCGCCGACGCCGTCGTCTTCGTCGTCGACGCCAAGGTCGGCGCGACCGACACCGACGAGGCGGTCGTACGACTGCTGCGCAAGGCCGGCAAGCCGGTCGTGCTGTGCGCCAACAAGGTGGACGGCCCGAGCGGCGAGGCGGACGCCGCGTATCTGTGGTCCCTCGGCCTCGGCGAGCCGCACCCCGTCTCCGCGCTGCACGGCCGTGGCACCGGCGACATGCTGGACGCCGTCCTGGAGGTGCTGCCGGACGCGCCCGAGCAGACCTTCGGCACCGCGATCGGCGGCCCGCGCCGGATCGCCCTGATCGGCCGCCCGAACGTCGGCAAGTCCTCGCTGCTGAACAAGGTGGCGGGCGAGGAGCGCGTCGTCGTCAACGAACTCGCGGGCACCACCCGGGACCCGGTCGACGAGCTGATCGAACTCGGCGGTGTCACCTGGAAGTTCGTCGACACGGCCGGTATCCGCAAGCGCGTCCACCTCCAGCAGGGCGCCGACTACTACGCCTCGCTGCGCACCGCCGCCGCCGTGGAGAAGGCCGAGGTGGCGGTCGTCCTGATCGACGCCTCGGAGAACATCTCCGTCCAGGACCAGCGCATCGTGACGATGGCCGTCGAGGCGGGCCGCGCCATTGTCGTCGCCTACAACAAGTGGGACACCCTCGACGAGGAGCGCCGTTACTACCTGGAGCGGGAGATCGAGACCGAGCTCGGCCAGGTCGCCTGGGCGCCCCGGGTGAACGTCTCGGCGCAGACCGGCCGCCACATGGAGAAGCTGGTCCCGGCGATCGAGACGGCCCTCGCGGGCTGGGAGACCCGAGTTCCCACCGGACGGCTCAACGCCTTCCTCGGTGAACTGGTCGCCGCCCACCCGCACCCGATCCGGGGCGGCAAGCAGCCCCGCATCCTCTTCGGCACCCAGGCCGGCACCAAGCCCCCGCGGTTCGTGCTTTTCGCCTCCGGCTTCATCGAGGCGGGCTACCGGCGCTTCGTCGAGCGCCGCCTGCGCGAGGAGTTCGGCTTCGAGGGAACCCCGATCCATATCTCGGTGCGGGTCCGCGAGAAGCGCGGCCGGAAGAAGTAG
- a CDS encoding LysM peptidoglycan-binding domain-containing protein, with amino-acid sequence MSECADTTRDNARRTRTTAVLAGAALLAPLGLLAATGNAAAADGGVWDRIAQCESGGNWHINTGNGYYGGLQFSASTWSAYGGGAYAATADRASKDQQIAVATKVQRAQGWGAWPTCSARAGAYGSAPAAGTATTKATPPKAPQAPERSSGHTDRGSSRGDYVVRQGDTLSGIAARYGTTWQRLHAANKAVIGADPDVIVPGQRLDI; translated from the coding sequence ATGTCCGAATGTGCCGATACCACTCGCGACAACGCCCGTAGGACACGTACGACGGCGGTCCTCGCCGGGGCAGCCTTGCTTGCCCCGCTCGGACTGCTGGCCGCGACCGGCAACGCCGCCGCGGCGGACGGCGGAGTGTGGGACCGCATCGCCCAGTGCGAGAGCGGCGGCAACTGGCACATCAACACCGGCAACGGCTACTACGGAGGACTCCAGTTCTCCGCGAGCACCTGGAGCGCGTACGGCGGCGGCGCGTACGCGGCCACCGCCGACCGGGCGAGCAAGGACCAGCAGATCGCCGTCGCCACCAAGGTCCAGCGCGCCCAGGGATGGGGCGCCTGGCCCACCTGTTCGGCGCGCGCCGGGGCGTACGGCAGCGCACCCGCGGCCGGAACGGCGACGACCAAGGCGACTCCGCCGAAGGCACCGCAGGCGCCGGAGCGCTCTTCAGGGCACACCGACCGCGGCTCGTCCCGCGGTGACTACGTCGTACGGCAGGGCGACACCCTGAGCGGCATCGCCGCCCGGTACGGCACCACCTGGCAGCGGCTCCACGCCGCCAACAAGGCCGTCATCGGCGCCGATCCCGATGTGATCGTGCCCGGCCAGCGCCTCGACATCTAG
- a CDS encoding LysM peptidoglycan-binding domain-containing protein has translation MYRTPITLAVTATLLALAPGGAHAAPPPPAPASGTPSTRAPYACAKDQWPWGCIAECESSGRWHINTGNGFYGGLQFWQPTWKEFGGLKYAARADLATRAEQILVAQEVLAVQGWGAWPVCSKRYGLKGRMHTVKSGDTLSAIARKYKVKGGWPAFHKANKKTIGADPNRLKPGMLLVIPKASTRSSALFGPPVTSA, from the coding sequence ATGTACCGCACGCCGATCACCCTCGCCGTCACGGCCACCCTGCTCGCCCTCGCCCCCGGCGGCGCCCACGCCGCGCCACCACCGCCCGCACCCGCATCCGGAACGCCGTCCACGCGCGCGCCGTACGCCTGCGCCAAGGACCAGTGGCCCTGGGGCTGTATCGCCGAATGCGAGAGCAGTGGCCGCTGGCACATCAACACCGGCAACGGCTTCTACGGCGGGCTCCAGTTCTGGCAGCCCACCTGGAAGGAGTTCGGCGGTCTGAAGTACGCCGCTCGCGCGGATCTCGCCACGCGTGCGGAGCAGATCCTGGTCGCGCAGGAGGTGCTGGCCGTGCAGGGCTGGGGGGCCTGGCCCGTGTGTTCGAAGCGGTACGGGCTCAAGGGCCGGATGCACACGGTGAAATCCGGTGACACGCTCTCCGCGATCGCCCGCAAGTACAAGGTCAAGGGCGGCTGGCCGGCCTTCCACAAGGCCAACAAGAAGACGATCGGCGCCGATCCGAACCGCCTGAAGCCCGGCATGCTGCTCGTCATTCCGAAGGCTTCGACCCGGTCCTCGGCGCTCTTCGGGCCGCCTGTGACGAGCGCCTGA
- a CDS encoding ABC transporter ATP-binding protein, producing MTMSLRHARVRYGPLEALHGVTIAAAPGLTVLLGRNGSGRTTALRALAGTVPLSAGAVVWDGVDVTRVPAYERARRGLCLVPERQAVFGSLTVRENLELTAPAYDRALDAYPRLERLLPRRAGTLSGGEQRMLALSRALLARPRVVLADEPTQGMSPAVATRTYELLAALDACVVLAEQRLPPILGDHPALVYELRRGAVVFSGEAAELRRSSQAARRAPRTGSKPSE from the coding sequence ATGACCATGTCCCTGCGCCACGCACGCGTGCGCTACGGCCCGTTGGAGGCGCTGCACGGAGTCACGATCGCAGCCGCCCCCGGCCTGACGGTCCTGCTGGGCCGCAACGGATCAGGCCGTACGACCGCGCTGCGGGCCCTGGCCGGAACCGTCCCCCTGTCCGCGGGCGCGGTGGTGTGGGACGGCGTGGACGTGACCCGCGTACCGGCGTACGAGCGCGCCCGCCGGGGCCTGTGCCTGGTCCCGGAACGTCAGGCGGTCTTCGGCTCGCTCACGGTCCGCGAGAACCTCGAACTCACCGCCCCCGCCTACGACAGGGCCCTGGACGCCTACCCCCGCCTGGAACGCCTGCTCCCGCGCCGGGCAGGCACCCTCTCCGGCGGCGAGCAGCGCATGCTCGCCCTGTCCCGGGCCCTGCTGGCCCGCCCGCGCGTGGTGCTCGCCGACGAACCGACGCAGGGCATGTCCCCGGCGGTGGCGACCCGTACGTACGAACTCCTCGCCGCCCTCGACGCCTGCGTGGTCCTCGCCGAGCAACGACTGCCGCCGATCCTGGGCGACCACCCGGCGCTGGTGTACGAACTGCGCCGGGGCGCCGTCGTGTTCAGCGGCGAGGCGGCCGAGCTCAGGCGCTCGTCACAGGCGGCCCGAAGAGCGCCGAGGACCGGGTCGAAGCCTTCGGAATGA
- a CDS encoding ABC transporter permease subunit, with protein sequence MSSLTYDLTLAGLSVGSAAALTGIGLVVTYRATGVLNFAHGAIAMVCAYVLRQCVVEWGWPLWAGAAVTLLLLAPAIGMALERFVFRPLSVLGSDPAQTLVASIGVFVLLVGGAALLWGQGARDDAPELLVSTDPWGQLAVALVLAAVVGAIIRWTLFGRELRAVVDDRQLAVLGGIDADRVAAAGWAFGSFTAGLTGVLLAPYVRLDPYGLPLLVMEVVAVAVAARMRSLPVAVLTALGIGVAQSQLTRLHPSGWGEPLLQAVGANLFVVALLIAALALPRIGTRDALPRTATARVPTPPGAWIVAVVLFLLPLGFAGTDLHTSVQVPALGVVLLSLVVVTGRGGQISLGQAAYAGLGALFTALLAAGRFPGLPRLPELAALAVAVLLVAPLGLLTGWPAITRRGLALALATFAVGVGVSRFVFAQPYATSGLSLGRPAGFEGDRAYYVLELLLLAAALLATRALRRGRTGRALAAMRDHESGAAAAGVRVPSLKLLAFVSGAALAALGGGMLGMGLRAFDPTAYDPVRGLLWFAAIMVLGADSTLGALAAAALLVGLDAGARGGVAAALIGVLAVLLGRFPGGPYEALRGAATRLQLRRRARLTERGVAVRGHLRRPSEPSPPAAADGAEPPPGPPAPTVETRTGGAGGKRHPAGDRVPALTARALHATYGGFKALDGVDLHVPPARITAVVGPNGAGKSTLFHCLAGTLHATQGDIHYGDRNITHLPAHTRTRLGIARTFQQLAVFPSLTVAENVRVGAEQGHITDPTAVARALRLLGLTPLSNTPAADLPTGTLRRVELARALAGSPRVLLLDEPAAGLDTAEITALARVLKALAADGTALLVVEHDLDLVADLADVVHVMTAGRVIASGPPDHVLDTLGAQETPV encoded by the coding sequence ATGTCCTCGCTCACGTACGACCTCACCCTGGCCGGTCTCTCGGTCGGCAGCGCCGCCGCGCTCACCGGGATCGGGCTGGTCGTGACCTACCGCGCGACCGGCGTACTCAACTTCGCGCACGGCGCCATCGCGATGGTGTGCGCGTATGTGCTGCGGCAGTGCGTGGTGGAGTGGGGCTGGCCCTTGTGGGCGGGGGCCGCGGTGACCCTGCTGCTCCTGGCACCGGCGATCGGCATGGCGCTGGAACGCTTCGTCTTCCGTCCGCTGTCCGTCCTCGGCAGCGACCCCGCGCAGACGCTGGTGGCGTCCATCGGGGTGTTCGTGCTGCTGGTGGGCGGGGCGGCACTGCTGTGGGGTCAAGGGGCACGGGACGACGCACCCGAGCTGCTGGTGTCGACGGACCCCTGGGGACAGCTGGCGGTGGCTCTGGTGCTGGCCGCGGTGGTCGGGGCGATCATCCGGTGGACCCTGTTCGGGCGGGAGCTGCGGGCCGTCGTGGACGACCGGCAACTCGCGGTGCTCGGCGGGATCGACGCGGACCGGGTGGCCGCGGCGGGCTGGGCGTTCGGCTCCTTCACGGCGGGCCTGACGGGTGTACTGCTGGCGCCGTACGTCCGCCTGGACCCGTACGGACTGCCGCTGCTGGTGATGGAGGTGGTGGCGGTAGCCGTGGCGGCGCGGATGCGCAGCCTGCCGGTGGCGGTGCTGACGGCCCTCGGCATCGGCGTGGCGCAGAGCCAGTTGACGCGGCTGCACCCGTCGGGCTGGGGTGAGCCGCTGCTCCAGGCGGTCGGCGCGAACCTGTTCGTGGTGGCCCTGCTGATCGCCGCGCTGGCCCTCCCCCGCATCGGGACCCGGGACGCGCTCCCGCGCACGGCGACGGCGCGCGTACCCACGCCTCCGGGCGCGTGGATCGTGGCGGTGGTGCTGTTCCTCCTCCCCCTGGGCTTCGCCGGCACGGACCTCCACACGTCGGTCCAGGTCCCGGCGCTGGGAGTCGTACTGCTGTCCCTGGTCGTGGTCACCGGCCGGGGCGGCCAGATCTCCCTGGGCCAGGCGGCGTACGCGGGCCTGGGCGCCCTCTTCACGGCCCTCCTGGCGGCGGGCCGCTTCCCGGGCCTGCCGCGCCTGCCCGAGCTGGCGGCCCTGGCCGTGGCGGTGCTCCTGGTGGCCCCGTTGGGCCTCCTGACGGGCTGGCCGGCGATCACCCGCAGAGGATTGGCGTTGGCCCTGGCGACGTTCGCGGTGGGAGTCGGCGTCAGCCGCTTCGTCTTCGCCCAGCCCTACGCCACGTCGGGCCTGTCCCTGGGCCGCCCGGCGGGCTTCGAGGGAGACCGCGCGTACTACGTACTGGAGTTGCTCCTGCTGGCAGCGGCCCTCCTGGCGACCAGGGCCCTGCGCAGGGGCCGAACGGGCCGCGCCCTGGCGGCAATGCGCGACCACGAGTCGGGCGCGGCAGCGGCGGGCGTGCGCGTCCCCTCCCTGAAGCTGCTTGCCTTCGTCTCGGGCGCGGCGCTGGCAGCCCTGGGCGGCGGCATGCTCGGCATGGGCCTGCGCGCCTTCGACCCCACCGCCTACGACCCCGTCCGCGGCCTCCTCTGGTTCGCCGCGATCATGGTCCTGGGCGCCGACAGCACCCTGGGCGCCCTGGCGGCAGCGGCCCTCCTGGTCGGCCTGGACGCGGGCGCCCGAGGCGGCGTGGCAGCGGCCCTGATCGGCGTACTGGCGGTGTTGCTGGGCCGCTTCCCCGGCGGCCCGTACGAGGCGCTGCGCGGGGCGGCAACCCGCCTACAACTCCGCCGACGGGCGAGGCTGACGGAGCGGGGGGTGGCGGTGCGGGGACACCTCCGGCGGCCATCTGAGCCCAGCCCACCGGCAGCCGCCGACGGCGCTGAACCCCCACCAGGGCCACCGGCACCCACAGTCGAAACCCGCACAGGCGGTGCGGGTGGGAAACGCCACCCGGCCGGAGACCGGGTGCCCGCCCTCACAGCCCGCGCCCTGCACGCAACCTATGGCGGATTCAAAGCCCTCGACGGCGTCGACCTCCACGTACCCCCCGCCCGGATCACCGCCGTCGTCGGCCCCAACGGCGCAGGAAAGAGCACCCTCTTCCACTGCCTCGCGGGCACCCTCCACGCCACCCAGGGCGACATCCACTACGGCGACCGGAACATCACCCACCTCCCCGCCCACACCCGCACCCGCCTCGGCATCGCCCGCACCTTCCAGCAACTCGCCGTCTTCCCCTCCCTCACCGTGGCCGAAAACGTCCGCGTAGGCGCAGAGCAAGGCCACATCACCGACCCCACAGCCGTGGCAAGAGCCCTCCGCCTGCTGGGCCTCACCCCCCTGAGCAACACCCCCGCCGCCGACCTCCCCACCGGCACCCTCCGCCGGGTGGAACTCGCAAGAGCCCTCGCCGGCAGCCCCCGAGTGCTCCTCCTCGACGAACCCGCCGCCGGCCTGGACACCGCGGAGATCACCGCACTGGCCCGAGTCCTCAAGGCCCTCGCCGCCGACGGCACCGCGCTCCTCGTCGTCGAGCACGACCTCGACCTCGTCGCCGACCTCGCGGACGTCGTGCACGTCATGACCGCGGGCCGCGTCATCGCCTCCGGCCCCCCGGACCACGTCCTGGACACACTCGGCGCCCAGGAGACCCCCGTATGA
- a CDS encoding ABC transporter substrate-binding protein has product MARPRRFRAAEAVAALLLLVLSAACGSRLPESDFEGGGRTTPSAAAEPIRVGIITSATSPVGGDAFTGPRDGAKAYFERLNARGGVDGRPVEVRLCDDGGSGVGNNECVHRLIDEDKVVALVATTALDYAGASLVSRARVPDIGGQPIGAAYDTWPHLYGIYGSLAPREGTVGWDGELYGGTEVYRYFKREHGARTAAVVSYNQAASAAYARLVERGLKAEGYEVITEQVDFALPNFRAVAADLKEQGADLVFDAIDSHGNARLCAAMDDAGVELTAKVTNVQNWTSTVADDYKDAPRCRNALWATGSSRNFEDAGHPAVREFRDATEGLKTHSQWQLEGWAAARWFTEAARACAGEGVTRACVDGWMSRSQGYTADGLLLPVRFEQLPEPPTTRRACLSVARWEDGRGWVSQGDMDHTCFDVPQLAYTP; this is encoded by the coding sequence ATGGCTCGGCCTCGCCGGTTCCGGGCTGCTGAGGCGGTGGCGGCGCTGCTGCTGCTCGTGCTGAGCGCGGCGTGCGGCAGTCGGCTGCCGGAGAGCGACTTCGAGGGCGGCGGCCGTACGACGCCGTCCGCGGCCGCCGAGCCGATCCGGGTCGGCATCATCACCAGCGCCACCAGCCCCGTCGGCGGCGACGCCTTCACCGGCCCGCGCGACGGCGCCAAGGCGTACTTCGAGCGGCTCAACGCGCGCGGGGGCGTCGACGGGCGGCCGGTCGAGGTGCGGCTGTGCGACGACGGCGGCAGCGGGGTCGGCAACAACGAGTGCGTGCACCGGCTCATCGACGAGGACAAGGTGGTCGCTCTGGTCGCCACCACGGCCCTCGACTACGCGGGCGCCTCCCTCGTCTCCCGCGCACGCGTTCCCGACATCGGCGGCCAGCCCATCGGCGCCGCGTACGACACCTGGCCGCATCTGTACGGCATCTACGGCAGCCTCGCCCCGCGTGAGGGCACGGTCGGCTGGGACGGCGAGCTGTACGGCGGCACCGAGGTCTACCGCTACTTCAAGCGCGAGCACGGTGCCCGCACCGCCGCCGTCGTCTCCTACAACCAGGCCGCGTCCGCCGCCTACGCGCGGCTCGTCGAGCGGGGCCTGAAGGCCGAGGGGTACGAGGTGATCACCGAGCAGGTCGACTTCGCGCTGCCCAACTTCCGCGCCGTCGCCGCCGATCTGAAGGAACAGGGCGCCGACCTCGTCTTCGACGCCATCGACAGCCACGGCAACGCCCGGCTGTGCGCGGCCATGGACGACGCCGGCGTCGAGCTCACCGCCAAGGTGACGAACGTACAGAACTGGACGTCCACCGTCGCCGACGACTACAAGGACGCCCCGCGCTGCCGCAACGCCCTGTGGGCGACCGGATCCAGCCGTAACTTCGAGGACGCCGGGCACCCGGCCGTACGGGAGTTCCGGGACGCGACCGAGGGGCTGAAGACGCACTCGCAGTGGCAGCTGGAGGGGTGGGCGGCCGCGCGGTGGTTCACGGAGGCGGCGCGGGCCTGCGCCGGGGAGGGCGTCACGCGCGCGTGCGTCGACGGCTGGATGAGCCGCAGCCAGGGCTACACCGCCGACGGCCTGCTGCTTCCGGTCCGCTTCGAGCAGTTGCCCGAGCCGCCGACGACGCGCCGGGCGTGTCTGTCGGTGGCCCGCTGGGAGGACGGGCGGGGCTGGGTGTCCCAGGGCGACATGGACCACACGTGCTTCGACGTACCGCAGTTGGCCTACACGCCCTGA
- a CDS encoding helix-turn-helix transcriptional regulator, producing MLDTSARLLRLLSLLQAHREWSGAQLADRLGVTPRTVRRDVERLRELGYPVNASPGTGGGYQLGAGAELPPLLLDDDEAVAVAVGLRTAAGQGIEGIGETSVRALTKLEQVLPNRLRRRVSALNAFTVPMLRDQPSGVDPGVLTELAHLCRDSEQLRFEYRGHDGTLSRRRAEPHRLVCTERRWYLVAWDLDRDDWRIFRVDRITPRPPHGPRFTPRRPPADDLAAYVSQGVSTRAYAARALVRLLVPLREAAEHISPSAGVLEPEGPRSCLLRTGAGNLDVMVIHVMLLGFEFEVLEPVELTDAIRTARDRLSRALERAPRTWGGADRTPGTPSGSGAEW from the coding sequence ATGTTGGACACCTCGGCACGACTGCTACGCCTGCTCTCGCTCCTCCAGGCCCACCGGGAATGGTCCGGCGCTCAACTCGCCGACCGCCTCGGGGTCACCCCCCGCACCGTGCGGCGGGACGTGGAGCGGCTGCGCGAGCTGGGCTACCCCGTCAACGCCAGTCCGGGCACCGGCGGCGGGTACCAGCTGGGCGCCGGCGCCGAGCTGCCGCCGCTGCTGCTGGACGACGACGAGGCGGTCGCCGTCGCCGTCGGCCTGCGCACCGCCGCCGGACAGGGCATCGAGGGCATCGGCGAGACCTCCGTACGGGCCCTGACCAAGCTGGAACAGGTCCTGCCCAACCGGCTGCGCCGCCGGGTCAGCGCGCTGAACGCCTTCACCGTGCCCATGCTGCGCGACCAGCCCTCCGGCGTGGACCCCGGAGTCCTCACCGAACTGGCCCATCTGTGCCGGGACTCCGAGCAACTGCGTTTCGAGTACCGCGGCCACGACGGCACGCTCAGCCGCCGCCGGGCCGAACCGCACCGCCTGGTGTGCACCGAGCGCCGCTGGTACCTGGTCGCCTGGGACCTCGACCGGGACGACTGGCGCATCTTCCGGGTCGACCGCATCACGCCCAGACCGCCGCACGGCCCCCGCTTCACCCCGCGCCGCCCGCCCGCGGACGACCTCGCCGCCTATGTCTCCCAGGGCGTCTCCACGCGCGCGTACGCCGCACGCGCCCTTGTCCGGCTGCTGGTGCCCCTCAGAGAGGCCGCCGAGCACATCTCGCCCTCCGCCGGGGTGCTGGAGCCCGAGGGCCCGCGAAGCTGTCTGCTGCGCACCGGCGCCGGCAACCTGGACGTGATGGTGATCCATGTGATGCTGCTGGGCTTCGAGTTCGAGGTGCTGGAGCCGGTCGAGCTGACCGACGCCATCAGGACTGCTCGGGACCGGCTTTCGCGGGCTCTGGAGCGAGCTCCCCGAACGTGGGGTGGTGCAGATCGAACGCCGGGGACTCCGAGCGGATCCGGGGCAGAGTGGTGA
- the ctaD gene encoding aa3-type cytochrome oxidase subunit I, which produces MGTQTVQTPVRPVLTKHKGRVIVDWLTTTDHKKIGHLYLITSFLFFLLGGLMALLMRAELARPGLQLINNQQFNQLFTLHGTIMLLLFATPAFAGFANELMPLQIGSPDVAFPRLNMLSYWFYLFGGLIVISSLAVPSGPADFGWFAYAPLNSLERSPGIGGDLWIMGLALSGFGTILGAVNFLTTIIGMRAPGMTMFRMPIFVWNTLFTSILILMAFPVLAAALLCLESDRRFGSHIFEAANGGALLWQHLFWFFGHPEVYIIALPFFGIVSEIIPVFSRKPMFGYLTLIGATMAITGLSVVVWAHHMFATGAVLLPFFSFLSFLIAVPTGVKFFNWTGTMLKGSLSFETPMLWSVGFLVTFLFGGLTGVILASPPMDFHVTDSYFVVAHFHYVVFGTVAFAIFAGFFFWWPKFTGKMLDERLGKIQFWTLFVGFHTTFLVQHWLGAEGMPRRYADYLAADGFTALNTVSTIGAFLLGLSTLPFLYNVWKTAKYGKKVEVDDPWGYGRSLEWATSCPPPRHNFTTLPRIRSESPAFDLHHPTFGELAPEPAKAGPEQS; this is translated from the coding sequence ATGGGCACTCAGACCGTGCAGACGCCGGTACGACCCGTGCTGACCAAGCACAAGGGCCGGGTGATCGTCGACTGGCTGACCACCACGGACCACAAGAAGATCGGTCATCTGTACCTGATCACATCGTTCCTGTTCTTCCTGCTCGGTGGTCTGATGGCGCTGCTGATGCGGGCCGAGCTGGCCCGGCCGGGGCTCCAGCTCATCAACAACCAGCAGTTCAACCAGCTGTTCACACTGCACGGCACGATCATGCTGCTGCTCTTCGCGACCCCGGCGTTCGCGGGCTTCGCCAACGAGCTGATGCCGCTTCAGATCGGCTCGCCCGATGTCGCCTTCCCCCGGCTGAACATGCTGTCGTACTGGTTCTATCTGTTCGGCGGCCTGATCGTGATCAGCTCGCTGGCAGTGCCGTCCGGGCCCGCCGACTTCGGCTGGTTCGCCTATGCGCCGCTCAACAGCCTGGAGCGGTCCCCTGGCATCGGGGGCGATCTGTGGATCATGGGGCTCGCGCTGTCCGGGTTCGGCACGATCCTCGGCGCGGTCAACTTCCTCACCACGATCATCGGGATGCGCGCGCCCGGCATGACGATGTTCCGGATGCCGATCTTCGTGTGGAACACGCTGTTCACGTCGATCCTGATCCTGATGGCGTTCCCGGTGCTGGCGGCGGCGCTGCTGTGTCTGGAGTCCGACCGGCGCTTCGGCTCGCACATCTTCGAGGCGGCCAACGGCGGTGCGCTGCTGTGGCAGCACCTGTTCTGGTTCTTCGGCCATCCCGAGGTGTACATCATCGCGCTGCCGTTCTTCGGGATCGTCAGCGAGATCATCCCGGTCTTCTCCCGGAAGCCGATGTTCGGCTATCTGACGCTGATCGGGGCGACGATGGCGATCACGGGTCTGTCGGTCGTGGTGTGGGCTCACCACATGTTCGCCACCGGCGCGGTGTTGCTGCCGTTCTTCTCGTTCCTGAGCTTCCTGATCGCGGTGCCGACGGGGGTGAAGTTCTTCAACTGGACCGGCACCATGCTCAAGGGCTCGCTGTCCTTCGAGACACCCATGCTGTGGTCGGTGGGCTTCCTGGTGACGTTCCTGTTCGGCGGCCTGACCGGGGTGATCCTGGCCTCCCCGCCGATGGACTTCCACGTCACGGACTCCTACTTCGTGGTCGCGCACTTCCACTACGTCGTCTTCGGCACCGTCGCCTTCGCGATCTTCGCCGGGTTCTTCTTCTGGTGGCCGAAGTTCACCGGGAAGATGCTCGACGAACGGCTCGGCAAGATCCAGTTCTGGACGCTGTTCGTCGGCTTCCACACCACGTTCCTGGTGCAGCACTGGCTGGGCGCGGAGGGCATGCCGCGCCGGTACGCCGACTATCTGGCCGCCGACGGCTTCACCGCCCTGAACACCGTCTCCACGATCGGCGCCTTCCTGCTCGGCCTGTCGACCCTGCCGTTCCTCTACAACGTCTGGAAGACCGCCAAGTACGGCAAGAAGGTCGAGGTCGACGACCCCTGGGGCTACGGCCGTTCGCTGGAGTGGGCGACCTCCTGCCCGCCGCCTCGGCACAACTTCACCACTCTGCCCCGGATCCGCTCGGAGTCCCCGGCGTTCGATCTGCACCACCCCACGTTCGGGGAGCTCGCTCCAGAGCCCGCGAAAGCCGGTCCCGAGCAGTCCTGA
- a CDS encoding I78 family peptidase inhibitor gives MAPIPKPPAEPQDQPDSYLGLAADRAERLARERGWSTVRSLPPGAIITMEYLSGRLNFEVRDGLVTRAWKG, from the coding sequence ATGGCACCGATTCCGAAACCCCCCGCAGAGCCCCAGGACCAGCCCGACAGCTATCTCGGCCTGGCCGCCGACCGAGCCGAGCGGCTGGCCCGCGAACGCGGCTGGTCCACCGTCCGGTCACTGCCGCCGGGGGCGATCATCACCATGGAATACCTGAGCGGGCGCCTGAACTTCGAGGTGCGGGACGGCCTGGTGACCAGGGCCTGGAAGGGCTGA